The window TGGAAGAGGGCGACGAAACAGGCGCGCCAGCGCCGGTACTCGGCCTCCAGGCTCTCGCGGACCCGGGCGTCGTTCAACGCCTGCCAGTGCAGGGCGGAATGGAGGTGGGACAGTTCGGCGCCCTCGGGCCGGCCGAGCAGTTCGACGACCCGCTCGGCGCGCTCGGCGAACGGTCCGGGACCGGACACCGCCGCCTCCAGGGGCGTGATCCACTCGGGGCGGATGTCCGTGATGACCGCGAGGACGAGGTCGGTCCGGTCCTGGAAGTGGTAGTGGCACATCCCGTGCGAAACGCCGGACAGGGCTGCGACGTTGCGGGTGGTGAAGCCCTCGCTCATCTCGCCTGCGAGCAGGGTCCGCGCGGCGGCGATCAGCCGTGCCCGGGTCTGCTCGCCCTTCGCCGAGGCCCGTGGCCGGCCGGCCCGTCCGGGGGGAGCGGGCCGGTCTGCGGAGTCCTTCGCGACAGCTGCCATGACGTCACTCTAACGAGCCTTCCGTCCGCGACCTGGGGCTTTCCGTGATCCACCGGAATGACCTCGTCCAAACTATTGACCGAGCGCTTGGCCAGTTTTAGCTTTCCGGTCAACCCCGCAGTCTCCGCGGGGAGTTGAGCCATCGGAGGAACCCCCACATGAACGATCACGCAGTGAACCGGCCCGCGGGCGAGGGCATGGGCAGACGCAGATTCCTGGCGGCGGCGGGACTCACCGCCGCAGCGGCCGCGCTGGCGGCGACCGAAGGGCGGGCCGGGGCGGCGGCCGCGCTCCCGCCGGCGGCGGCCGGAGCCTTCCGCGTGCCGATCGAGGACGTCCGGCACACCCGCACCTGGATGGCCTGGCCGGACAGCACCTCCATCTGGGGCAACACGCTCGGTGGCGTCCAGCAGGACATCGCGCTCATCGCCCGCACCGTCGCCAAGTACGAACCGGTCTACATGTGCGCCAACTCCGGCAGCGCGGCCAAGGCCCGCTCGATGTGCGGCTCCACCGTCACCGTCATCAGCACCATCCCCGTCGACGACTGCTGGATGCGCGACACGGGGCCGGTCTTCCGCACCGACGGATCCGGCGGACTGGACGCCGTCGGCCTGAACTTCAACGGCTGGGGCAGGAAGCAGGCCCACTCCAGGGACAATCTGGTCGCCGGACGCATCGCCTCCTACGTCGGAGTGCCGTTCACCGCCGCCGCCCTGGTGGGCGAGGGCGGCGCGATCGAGCAGGACGGTGCGGGCACCCTGATGGCCACCCGCAGCAGCCTCGTGAACAAGAACCGCAACCCCGACAAGACGCAGGCGCAGATCGAGTCCGCGATGCTCTCCGCGTACGGTGCCACCAAGGTCATCTGGTTCGACGGGGTGAAGGGCCAGGACATCACCGACGACCACGTCGACGCGACCTCGCGCTTCCTCGCCCCCGGCAGGGCCGCCGTCCAGATGCCCCTGGCCTCGGACAACGACGTGTACGCCAAGGACGCGCGCCAGCAGTACCAGATCCTGTCCGCGGCCACCGCCGCCGACGGCACGCGCATGTCCGTCGAGCGGATCCAGGGCCCCGACTACTACAAGATCCGCTCCTCCAACCCGGACTTCCTCGCCTCCTACGCCAACTACTACCTGTGCAACAACGCCGTCATCAGCGCCCACTTCGGCGACACCCGGGCCGACACCGCCGCGAAGGCCACCCTGGCCCGCCTCTACCCGGGCCGCACCATCGAGCAGCTCAACATCGACCGGCTCGGCACCGGCGGCGGCGGGATCCACTGCGTCACCCAGCAGCAGCCCGTCCCGTAACCGGCACCCGCGCGCACGGGCCGTTCCGGACCACTGCGGAACGGCCCTCCGGCGTTCCGGGCGGGGGGCACGAAGGGGTACGACATACCGCCATCCGGGAAAATCCTTGGACCGCGCCGTCGCCGTCGCGGGACACTTCCGTTCCTGTAAGCCTCCCGCCACACGACAGCACAGGGTTGCCATGGGAACGCCAGGATCGCCCGAACATTCACCGGGCAGGGGCCCGGTACTGCTCGCACTTCGCTACTACGGACGGGAGCTGGCCCGCCTCCGGTGGCTGACCGCACCCGCGATGCTGCTCCCGGCACTGGGCAACATCGGCATCAACTACATCGCGCCGCTCATCGTCGCCAAGCTCGTCGGCCGCATCTCCGGCGGCGGCAGCACCACCGTCGACGCCATGCTGCCGTACGTCCTGACCTTCGCCGGGGTCCTGCTGCTCGCGGAGGCGCTGTGGCGGGTCGGGCTGCACTGCCTCAACCGCCTCGACGCCCGGGGCATCGAGCACCTCTACGTGGTCGGAATGGACGAACTGTTCGCCAAGGACGCCGCGTTCTTCCACGACAACTTCGCCGGATCGCTCACCAAGCGCGTGCTGAGCTTCGCCTCCCGCTTCGAGGAGTTCGTCGACACCCTCACGTTCTCGGTGATGGGCAGCTTCGTACCGCTGGTGTTCGCCTCGGTGGTGCTGTGGCAGTACGACCCGCTGCTCGTGGCAGGCCTGCTGGTCATGATCGCGGTGACCGCGCTGATCGTGGCGCCGCTGATCCGGCGCCGCCAGACCCTCGTCGCCCAGCGCGAGGAAGCCATCGCACGGGTGTCGGGCCACGTCGCCGACAGCCTGATGAACATGGACACGGTCCGGGCCTTCGCCGCCGAGGAGCGCGAGGCCGCCGAACACCGCTCGCGCGTCGCGGAGTCGCGCCGGCTCACCCTGCGTTCCTGGGACTACGGGAACCTGCGCATCGACACGGTGGTCGCGCCGATG is drawn from Streptomyces sp. NBC_01232 and contains these coding sequences:
- a CDS encoding agmatine deiminase family protein, encoding MNDHAVNRPAGEGMGRRRFLAAAGLTAAAAALAATEGRAGAAAALPPAAAGAFRVPIEDVRHTRTWMAWPDSTSIWGNTLGGVQQDIALIARTVAKYEPVYMCANSGSAAKARSMCGSTVTVISTIPVDDCWMRDTGPVFRTDGSGGLDAVGLNFNGWGRKQAHSRDNLVAGRIASYVGVPFTAAALVGEGGAIEQDGAGTLMATRSSLVNKNRNPDKTQAQIESAMLSAYGATKVIWFDGVKGQDITDDHVDATSRFLAPGRAAVQMPLASDNDVYAKDARQQYQILSAATAADGTRMSVERIQGPDYYKIRSSNPDFLASYANYYLCNNAVISAHFGDTRADTAAKATLARLYPGRTIEQLNIDRLGTGGGGIHCVTQQQPVP
- a CDS encoding TetR/AcrR family transcriptional regulator; the encoded protein is MAAVAKDSADRPAPPGRAGRPRASAKGEQTRARLIAAARTLLAGEMSEGFTTRNVAALSGVSHGMCHYHFQDRTDLVLAVITDIRPEWITPLEAAVSGPGPFAERAERVVELLGRPEGAELSHLHSALHWQALNDARVRESLEAEYRRWRACFVALFQVLADERGGHVDPRPLGLAVAAAVDGLAAMDSLGSDGGTGPVLRTLLRTLAAGV